The Dendropsophus ebraccatus isolate aDenEbr1 chromosome 6, aDenEbr1.pat, whole genome shotgun sequence nucleotide sequence acaAGCACCATGGATGTATGatataacaagcaccatgatgtatgatataaaataaggtatgaaaactgctaaatttaccctttacacctgtgtagagaagtcagaatgaaaaaaaggggggacagtgtcactttaagcccccAGTAATTTCAATGAGAGCTCAAGGCAGAACTACTCAGAAGAAGTGGTGATGTTATTTCTTATACCaggtagaccagggatggggaaccttcggcctccagctgttgcaaaactacaattttcatcatgtccaggcatgatgggaattgtaattttgcaacagctggagagccaaaagttccccatccctgatgtagacAAACATGACCTGGTTGTTGAAAACCATGCTTTTTTCACACCTCCCACTGACATCAatggaaagttttttttctattgtaaacagcagccccctttcccccccccacctcaaTATTCAGACAACCCCAACTTCTCCCTTCTCCTAAACCTGGCTCTGTCAGTAAGTGAGATCTCGCTTAAATTAGGTTTTTAGTATAAACATTTATTTTAGATAGATTGCTAAATAAGTAATACACTGAGATTTTTATAGTCCACTTGAAGCAGCATAAAACTGTGAGGAAAGAAGCAAAAATCTCAATATTATTAGAAGgtaaagaatttaaaggggttttccaatgacTCATTTTTGTGtacctaccctgatcccccaACGCCACTGCTCTGATGATGCCTGGTCCCGCTGTACGGCACTTCCTGAGCCGAGACACTGCTGCAGGAAAGAGACCAGGCAGCGTCATGCAGCGGGACCAAGCAGATGTGAGGGGCAGCAgcaggtgactggggcagggtgagtacacttttttcccctccctctcctcatttacagtatgtgcacactacggaatccagatGGAAAACAcattgcggattccgcagctcacacccgctcgcggactctggtggactccattctatggtttgccagattccgtcgtctgcccaaagaatgaacccgctcaatCTTCGGGTAGAAGGCAGAATCtgtcaaaccatagaataaagcctatggtaGCAGCGGAGATGCATACGGCTGCGAGCTGCAAAATCTGTGATGggtgttccgtcgggattccgtagtgtgcacatacccttacactaaAATAAATACAAGACGTTCCCTTTAGGACACAACTGTATCTATCTAAATTAAAAAGAGAATTGCCTGTATACAGCTTACCTTCTCATGAAAGCTAATAAAGTGAGTCTAGCTAGCCCGCTCCTTCATGCAGTAGGTAGACAAATTCTTTTCCTCAAGGTAAACCAGGAAAGCAAACTTTGGTTAAATCTTTACATTTCCTTACTTACATTTTGCACAAGTCTTGTACAAACTATGGTAATTgcaatcgtaactaacaactatctttccgtgtattatggtgaatgatttcaggtggtTCCCTAAAAGCGCTCGTAGTGTATCCTGTTAATCGGAGAGAAAACGGAAAACCGCTTCgaataataggaccctaaagggctttttacacggaacgaatgtTGTGCAAAAAAGATCATAAAATCATTCAAATTAatcgataatcttctggtgtaaatgcaGCAATGATCAAACTATGAAGGAAAATGTATTCGTATGTTGTTCATCGCATCTTTaaactgacctcaaaatcattgttaatcgctcTCAAATCTCTCAGCGTAAACACTCATccttcacagtatatagatacaaacaCAATTACGACCATATTTACGATCGTAAGTACGATTGCATTAACAACTTATCTTTTCATCTAAACATctattatttaaaagaaaaactcaTCCCTTGTCGTACTCTAAGAGAGCGCTTAAGCGACTTATCTGTACGTGTACGCGAGGCCAAAACAATCAACTTTTTTCAATATGATTTTGTAGCCTCAGGTGTCCCTTGTTTCCATTGGGGCTTTTGCTTTCTTGTTATACGCTTCTGTTTCTGAGCTATAAGGGGTCTCACTATTTGGTTAGATAGCAAGTATTAAACTAAATGTACAACACTTTGTACAGTACCTCTTTAGGTCGGCATATACTTGAGAATAGGCTACCAGGCAGTGGCGTagttaccataaaggcagaccatgccactgctacGGGGCCTGTGCACTAAGGGGGACAGCAGGCCCCTGATCCTTTAACAGTGATTTGTGATGAACGCTTACAATTAAATGCTGCAGTGCTCTAATCGACTGAGCAAGAAGCCCCTGGCTTCGATCCCTGCCAGTCTCTTGGGGCCGGAGGCTGCATCGTACCTTCAGCCATAAACCCCtgcccatacacatactcacctggcccggtTCAGTCTCCTGGTGTTCGTTCTTCCAGCTCCCTGGTGACGTCACTTGTGCACCGGAGAGCTGGAAGAACAAAGGGAGGGGCGtgtgtacaggattcatggggccctgtacagttttatgctatggggccccatagcagtcactCACTTACAAAAGCCTGGGCCTCTACTCACTACTGATATAAATGACTATAAaggaaaatatacaaaaaaaatcgcGAACATGGGCAATTTTATTAGGTAAGCAGTCAAAATTTTTGTCTTGAATACTTGTTGCCTTTTGTACGTAATAAAGGGTGGATACCTTGTGATGTCTCGGCTATGCTGTTCAGTAAGGCGCACATCATGTCTCCCCCTAAGTGGTGTGGATTAAGGATATGAGAGGGCCGCTGGGTTCTTTTCAGCTGGTTCTCCAATTCCAAGAAACCTTTATCACCGGAAAGGATGGTGAAAGGGATTTGTTTGGGCAGCTTCTCATCTAGGCGACCGGCCTGAAAGCACAAACACCACAAAGCCACAAAGGTGTAACATCAGTCGCCAAACTGTTCACAATAGTCACCAATATAATGTATACCCAGGGCTGTAGTCCTGCCCCAGTACATATTAATAAGATTTAACAAAAATGGCGCTAGGGATGAAGTAAAGAAAgctaccttcattctcagtgtcctgtgcactatggaaacataacagttGGTTCATCTTCTAATTTACGGTtagttcttctttaaaggggaactagatgaatctaacctgctgatagccccctactgtGCATAGGGCGCccaggaggaagctatgtctcttaccctcctcGTCTGCGCAGTTCTTGTgcggttagcagtgtaatcctcagtccggAGGACCTGAGGAGCACTGCCACGCCCACAGAGCGCAAGCCATCTCACGTAACAGGGGCgggtcagtgctcctaacggtgctctgccCCTCTTTTGCCCACTCcaatatcattagaaggagcgggctgGCTTGCACAATTGCGGGGCAGTtctcctaacagtgctctggaCTGATgactacactgctaacagcaccgaggaggaaggtaagagacatagccccctattgcacacggggcgcggaggaggaaggtatcagcaggttagatttgtcgcTGGGAGTCCCCCACTGATCTCAAGAATGGGGACGCAACTGCCCCGCAATGAATAGAGTGATAAGCCCTAAACTTGAAAGAATTGCCAgtcccacagagaatgaatggaggacaGTCCACAATCCATTCATTGTGGGGCGATTGAAACCCCATTCtctggattggtgggggtcccggtGGTTGACCTCCCAaacgatcagcttgttattccctatgaTATAGCTAGGGGAGAACACACTCAGATGGTAATATTCCTTTAAAGAGTCAGATTCTTCAaaagtaacttttgacatttcatcaGGCATGTGAAAATTATTGATCACGGCAGTTCTCACTGCCGCGACCCGCTTCTATCACAAGATAAAGCCCAGGAGAGGGCGTGGTGGTTGTGGGAGCCACTCCCGAGCCGCTTGCTGATTCCAACAATTTAGCCTTATAGACTATAATGAGGCTAAATTATCGGAATTAGCGAACTGCCGGGGAGTGGATAGCATAGTCACCgtgctctctccccagctatatcccctgatcacagcaggtctcaccaGTGACATGCCTAATGACATAAGGTGgtggtccaacagcatccaagatgTAATTGAGTCCAAGCTTTATTTACATAATCAACATTTTGCCATCTGCATATAgtttacagggttttttttttttcatactagcACAATATGCAGTGGGATCCCTTAGTGGTGGCTGGAGATTGTAGAGTTACAAACGGAAAAAACCCATaatgcatataaaaaaataaaataaaaaaaaagaacactctAAACACTGGAACTTACATGCATGCAAATAGCAAAGTCAGCTGCATCTTTCCTATTAGTGCAACAAGGATGAAGGAAAAAACAGCCAGTGTTTGAGAGATACTTATAGATCTGGCAGGTCGTGGGGGGCTTCCAATTGTTTTTCCCACCTAAACAGATACAAGGATCCATGTTAATGTAACATTGTCCAAATAACACATCCAAATAAACAGATCCTTCGTCTATTGTGCCTATCGCTTAAAAGTAAGAACCGACGGCCATAGACATGGGACAAATTTATTCAAAAAGATAGTCATATGTTATGTCTATTCAGAGCAGATGATGATTGGGCCAACATATTACACATAGTTGTGCTGGGCTCTCTGGAACAAGAGATGGTGTTTACAGCGTCCCTATACTACTGCAAACAAAGGTAATGgtatatatattcttgtataactATAATTATTGAATTTTGTTGTAGATTTGTGAATGTCCTCCCCACTTTCTGTGTATAGCGGGAAGATCCACAATGAATCATGCGACAAAATCCACATGTAATGCATATgttttttgctgcatatttgtgaCAGTCCAGCACGAAAAAATTCTGACATGTGAAATCACCCTAATGGGGCGTATTCCGTCTGACTGCCTAGGACGGAAGAGGCAGTAAATTTGGTCTGAATTGAGAATATTTTCAATATGGACACTATAGATATAAAGATTTACCTTGAAATCCCCAGACAAAAGTTCCCTGGTTCAATTGTCCCGGCAGATGAGTGAAAAACTGGGCCCAATTGTCCAAGTCAACAAACACGATGTGCGTCATTGTTTGAAGAAATTCCAAATCAGGCAATTCATTTTCCCCGACACCTAGATAGGGGCAGAAAAtgtatactttaaagggaatctgtcacaaggtttatgctgccttaaatgagggcagcataaactagtgacagaaattcttaacagatcggtgtattagttacatcattctgttctgccGTTCTccaaatatgcaggagaataggattcttgccaaacctctcccctccagctgctgattgacagttgactgcctatacacagcatggatagataactgccaatcagcagctggtgggcggggttttctgcttctcatgaatatccacgACTACTGAGCTCactcacataatggagaggactacttattgtccatgttattcaggaggagatctctggatcagctgcacagagcaacgtaagtgatacatcatcctgttcagcttctctgtcactactttatgctaccctgagataggacaccataaacctactgacagagtctctttaacttgtctgtaaaacatacaaattagcaagtaaaaaaaaaacaaaaaaaaaaaacactatgtgcATGTCCCTGTCTCCATTGACGGCAAACATCAGGTACCTGCACAGCAGCACCtatataaataatgtatattCACATGCAGCAATGAAGTTCCATGCTTCAGAAACAGCCTATTCATGTGTCTGCTGGTGTGAACATATGAATTTGTACacaatatattactgtatgttaacATAGGTAACTTGAAGAAACTTTACTACATAGGTAACTTGAAGAAACTTtactaagattaaaaaaaaaaaaaaaaatacctgtatCCATCAGTTCTACTTCATTACTCTCAGTTTTGCAATTAGGGAGAGCCGAAACTGGTTCCAACATCATAGGAGACGTTCCTAAAGAAATTGTATCAAAAGGCTTCAACTAAAAAGAactaaacatataaaaaatatatcattaaaaaaaaaaaaaaagttctaattCGGCACAAAAAATCTGACCATGACACATCCATTTCTCTTTTTAGATGTACCCATCATTCCAaaacatttttcaaaatctggctGAATATTCCTTTTTGCAGATCAGCTGACGCTAAAATATTGCATAGTCCCCGAATAGGTCCCATTCCTGGTGAATTCCATGAATGAAAACTTTAAGATTTCATGATTGTTTAAAATAGACACTAAAATgccaaattagaaaaaaaaaattacaaaaagtttATTATAAAAACTTTCAATTGGTCAATTGTGACTGAGGCATCTAAGAGGTTGGTCAGTGGGTGGCATCTCtctctgccacctcatcaggtaTGACAGGTATTCTATAGCAGCCAGGGGCCTGATGAAAGCCCATTGTCTGCCATCTTTACTTTGGTTAGGGCCTAATAGGTGGCCTGTGAAACTTTCAAATGACAGACTGAATACAGAAATACTGCAGTATATATTTGATCTTGTGGCATTATGAAAAATGCCAAAGCAAGTTAAAGTATTATGTGACCCTAGATAAAGGAtcctatcacagctcagctttcattataccagactcattaaaggggttatccagtggttaaattttttttttttataaatattactGACCTGTTGGtttaacataataaacatgttatacttacctatctgtgctcccctggtgtctcaATGTGGCCTCTCCGATgtccccccgctgactgcagctccGCTACTTCCAAGATGAACTCGTCTCAGTagttacagcccactcagccaatcactggccacagggctgtcccatctcagtcagtgattggctgagcaggctgcccCTCCAGAGTCAGTGGGGGCACCGGAGAGGCTGCACCGGgaaaggtaagcataacatgtttattatgtttactaaaaaagcaatatataaaaaaaaaattcaaaagttggataacccctttaatatttgaaagctgagctgtgattggttcctatggGCAAAAGCTTGATCTTCCCAAATATGTGAAATTCTATGTGAAAAAAGGAAAGTACCATACCTGTACCCCTACTTCCCACGGGCACTTTTCCATTTTCATgaacagaagaggacctgggcacgTTTTCAGAGAGCGCTGGAGATCTCCCAGTAACTTCGTAATGTAACTTTGCATTGGTTTTCCCCGTCATTGGCTTCTTCTCTCCACTTGCGTCACTGCCTTTGAAGATGAACACCTCGTCCTTGGACGTGCAAGGATTACTACTGATGCTCGGTTTCACGAGGAAACAATGCTTATGGTGATAATGGAGGTGACCACCACTGGCATCGTTGAAGGACTTTGCACAAATGCTGCACTTCACGACAAAGTTAGTGCCGCTGGATTCCCCGTTTTTATCACACAAGTGGCTGCTTATTCCTTCGAGGGTTTGTTCAGTGGCCGGGCATGAGCAGCAGCTATACCAGAGCTTTCCTTTCTCAAACAGATTCCTCAAGCATAGCTTGCCGTCCTCCTTCCTCTTCACTTTGTTGGTGTATTTGGTTAGACAGCCACACGTCAGGCGGTTCTCTGTCCCGTCCGCGCTAGTAGATGGCACTTCCGGATTTTTAGACGGGGACTGGACCTGATCTGAAACAAAGCCATAATCTAAGCCGTGGAAGCTCTCGTAGTGGTCTAGAAACTCCCGCTCTTCATCCAAGTAGAGATCTTCACAAAGGCCACAGAAATACTTCAGCTTTAGGTCTCCATCGTGTTGCTGCTGACAGTGCCTGAGCAACGTTTCGAGCTTGTGAAATTTCTTTTTGCAAGTGTCACAGATGTACTTATGGAACTGATGTATGGCTAAAGACTTGCAGTGTTGCTGAACCGTCTCCTCCGAATCAAACATTTCTTCACATATATGACACTGCCACGAGCCCTTAGAAGATTGCCGTGGCTCGGCCGGGATTTCGTCTTTTGATGGTACACGGGGAGGCGTCTTTGCTTCAGCAGTGGTGGCTGGCTGCTCCACCACATCATCTTCATAATAGAATGAATGACCTCCATGACAGTCTGAAACATGCGCCATGACATTTTCAATTCTTTCCAGCAACACTTGGCAAATTTGGCACCAGAAGCGGAAATTACTCAGATGCGCCCCGCCATGGAACCTGCTCATATGTAGGTGGATAATGCCCAGATTATCAGCAAGCTTGCCGCACACCAGGCATTTGTGACTGATTCGGTTGGCTGTCATCATATGCTCTTCGGCGTGTTTCTCCGATGGGAACTGTTGCGTGCACTCACAGAACCACGCTTTCACCAGGACATCCGCCTCTGTCTTCACAGGGCATCCGCTAATAGTTGACGTACTGCTCTCTTTTTTGCATTTCGGTAAAATATTACTTAGAACATCGGCGTCGCGTAAAGTCCTTTTAAGCGTGCAAGGTTTGAGTCTGGCATTGGCTGCAGACAGGCGGATATCGGAAGGCGTTTTAGTTCCTTCGTTGATGTAACAGAAGGCGAGGATGGATTCCTCTATGGAGGCAATGCGCTTTACCTTATGGTTGGTCCTTTCTATGTGCTTTGTGATGTGGGCGTCAGTGCTTAAAGCTTGTTTACAATACGGACAATAGGCCTTTAGTCGGAACACCGTGGCGACATCTCCGATGCTTTTCTCAGAGAGGGAAACAGGACCGGCCTTTCGACACTGGGTTCTAAATTGAACAGAACAATAAGAATGCATTTCATCTGGAATTGACAATAGGTGTATAATAAAAGGTCAGTTTCTTCTATCTTTTACATTATGAACGGATCCCACAGCTTACTAAGGGAggtttgtttttttggttttttttttttgctttttgcagcTTTGTGGCCATTAGGTTTTTTGTGTGAACTTTACCTAAGTGTGACCACATTTCTATGCACGGCTGGCATATGCTCctgaatgtagcagagctagcATCGTGTCGGTATAAGTGAACTTATGTTGGAAGTCAAAAGTAACAGTATTATTAGAATAGAAGTCCGGCTAAGcactttctctccccccccctccccccccccccccggctggacCTCTtctataaccccttaaggaccgggccatttgtaacttttgcgctttcgttttttcttcctcgccttctaagacccataactcttttagttttccacctacagggtcatgtgagggtttgttttttcaggagcaggtgtactatgtaatggcattgttaatctgccattaaatgaatgatggaacccccaaaatatcattaatgtggtgaatttgggtcaaaaaatgcgattccgcaatttttggggggttccatgtttacgtaatgcactttacagtaaaactggcattttttgtttattctataggttggtctgaacacagcgatatgcaggtttactaggttttctaaagttttactatttttactagcagtaaaatgtttttttctttttgctaataggtgtatttaaaatggcccaattatgactcttatagcgcttctTTTATTTTAACCTACGGGGTTGTATGGGgcgtcaatttttgcgccatgatctctagtttttattagtaaaatgtttttctagatcagacgtattgatcactttttattcatttttttaaacataaaaagtgATTTCATAAAAAGAATCCCTGCTTTTTTGgacgctttttgttcacgccgttcaccgtgcaggaataatattgttttattttaatagatcggccaattgcgcacgctacagtatattatatgttaattaaccttattatttttttatgtgttttatgtataaaatgggaagggaagggggtgattttcacttttattggtggaggggctttggggcatttaaAACGTttatagattattttttttttcacacttttacattactacattagattgaatacactgatcactgcgtaaatgtacgccagtggtccttaaggggttaaagggaaccaatcaccggaaaaacacatatagagcttttgaaatgtgctgttagagcacacagtacacttgccacacgtgtttccatagcctccgtgccttcctcgtgtaagccgcaaagtaactttataaaactggcgccctgtatgctaattacctgaggtagtcacctgggcggtgttcggctagcaggtagtcacggtcccctgggcgttcttccactgtaatcacgcccctctgggcgtgattcaaatggccgagtagctgtgacattctgatgccggacgccgccgcacatgcgcagtgcagccgcttccattctggcggtactgcgcctgtgcagaatagcctcgaatagcctgttagccggagttcgaggctattctgcacaggcgcagtccaaccggaatggaagcggctgcactgcgcatgtgcggcggcgtccggcatcagtacgtaagcgcgccgacgttgggcacggcgcgctcccgagtgacgccacagccactctgacatttgaatcacgcccagaggggcgtgattacagcggaagaacgcccaggggaccgtgactacctactagccgaacaccgcccaggtgactacctcaggtaattagcatacagggcgccagttttataaagttactttgcggcttacacggggaaggcacggaggctatggaaacacgtgtggcaagtgtgttgtgtgctctaacagcacatttcaaaagctctatatgcgtttttccagtgattggttccctttaagttcctaAAGATCTATTATTTAAACTTAAATCAACTTTTTTGTTCCTCATTTCCACTTTTGTCAGAAGGTTTTTTAGTTCGTTTAGAGTACTGGGGCAAGGCTACCatcccccagagcaccaatccatcCCCCGGCTGGCCCACCCCTTTTAATGATTATCAGGGACAAGtcagattggtgctctgggggctgtagccccatccccagtgctccaaatggccttaccagAAGCAggatttaactacaaactgcacaagaTCTGCACTTAGCATGAAGGCACCCCGTGCGCTATAGGGAGCAATCGACatgttagattagtctaacctgatgatagtttccctttaactatatATTTACTGTTTTTTTATGTCATGACACTAAACTTCTATTTCATAAAGTGGTGTAAACAAAGTGGGAGGAGGGGTAAATAGACTGAGGCGTCCTCCATCAGGCTGACACTACCTGAGCCTAGCAGTCAGCCAAATATTAAAATCCCTATGATTTGGCAGcccataataataaaaacagcacaggaattttatttcttgtttttttttttgttagttataataataatttaataaacaTACACACCTGAAATGTGCATTGAGTTCTACATGAGAGCGCAACACAAGACGACAAGATGTACAAACAGTTTGGTAAGGAACGTCTTTACAAAGGCCGATCAGAACGTTTTTAGCAAATGTCGGTATAGGAATAGGACACGGGACGCCCTTCTCATCTGTAACAGAAACACAAGAGGCATTACAATGTAACTTGAACTTAAGGGCTGGATTTTGGCAGTTTTTATTATTTCCAATTCAGGGTATATGTAATTTATTGACATTCTTAATACTCTTTGCACTATAAATAATTTTTCCTTATCATACGGGTCACTACATTAGTGGCAGTACCATTTTTTTCTATGGTAAAAATGGGGTTTATATTGTTGAGTTTGCATGTTTGAGTTGTGAACCATTTCATATTTGCAGATCTGCTGACGTACAAGACGACTGTATCCCCCCCAAGGAAGTAACCCCTATCTTTTTCCACAGATTTGGTATCTTGTTTTGCAAcatgttgacattttttttttaaaaaaaacagcagcaatttctattgacttccattaaaaaaaaaaaaaaaaatgatcagccccatttttgtgtacactaaaaagagGATGCGatttgattttatatatataaatatatatatatatgagagagagagagagagatgagatatgtgtatatatatatatatatatatatatatatatatatatatatatatatatatatatatatatatatatataggaagtcaattgaaaaatgggtgcacacacaaatgcatccattttatcATCCATTTGTTGCATAACATGGATGAGGAAAATGCATTgcaaacccagtgtgaacccggccttatggtccattcacacgtacagaatctgcgggaggtttgatgctatgttcatttAGTTTCACTGATATCtgcatcagctgcagatcctgtacgtgtgaatagaccctaatacTGTTTcctagtacagtggtgccttggattacgagcataatttgttccgggacggcgcttgtaatccaaatccactcttaaaccaaagcacattttcccataagaaatcatagaaatgcagacaaattgttttacaccccaaaaataatgattttatattctgaataacatgtaaaacaaatgaaacaaacatttagaagcagctgaatctgtgatattataagttactgtacagtatagcaatcaacatgttgtgcataatgtatagtaagtgcataaccctgataacacagcagcagtttgtagatacaggatggagctgcagatgcccataatgcagtagcgtagtacaacaggctagaatagataagcagggctgctgtcagaggtctgtgtggtcacatcgcagcaatggggaagggggtgtgttcagcatggaccaatcatgactgacagagactgcagggagcatgaaggaatgagcagggcatatataggcacatacatgcagcgctctctgtccggggagagaggggttacagctatggagagattacttccacagtcctgtcccctgatgtaagcctcagcctgaagtggatctgctatgatttggaaggtgagggagacttcctgctatacagaccatgcccctcccccactccccctcccacccagtacagggagctcttacaccaaagcaatgctcttacaccaagtcacaatgtTGAAAAACTGTGCCAGCAATTCAGCCTACTCTCTTCTCCCGTCTACCCCTTCTTTACTATAACCCCAATC carries:
- the ZNF451 gene encoding E3 SUMO-protein ligase ZNF451; its protein translation is MSDDIDMLEGEDRNSEDDIQFVSEGQLRPVLDCVDLLSSDDETQDLYINRPIKDHVDRHKDRVTSTLDRLARQVEEEKQHKADKNKAFQEKMNHQHAHGLQELEFIKDLPGMHDARMCVNEWLKMPGLRPGSVSASRRVFSRSHEDSPIRSQPITCPVMHCNRRFDNGQLLLGHLKRFDHSPCDPTIALHGVCDNLYACVLCLKRFPSIREYNDHLSAAVNLADGHEKQIPSLCIQCFACPCCFLLFYQRDECLKHMSLKNHFKRTIVFRDEKGVPCPIPIPTFAKNVLIGLCKDVPYQTVCTSCRLVLRSHVELNAHFRTQCRKAGPVSLSEKSIGDVATVFRLKAYCPYCKQALSTDAHITKHIERTNHKVKRIASIEESILAFCYINEGTKTPSDIRLSAANARLKPCTLKRTLRDADVLSNILPKCKKESSTSTISGCPVKTEADVLVKAWFCECTQQFPSEKHAEEHMMTANRISHKCLVCGKLADNLGIIHLHMSRFHGGAHLSNFRFWCQICQVLLERIENVMAHVSDCHGGHSFYYEDDVVEQPATTAEAKTPPRVPSKDEIPAEPRQSSKGSWQCHICEEMFDSEETVQQHCKSLAIHQFHKYICDTCKKKFHKLETLLRHCQQQHDGDLKLKYFCGLCEDLYLDEEREFLDHYESFHGLDYGFVSDQVQSPSKNPEVPSTSADGTENRLTCGCLTKYTNKVKRKEDGKLCLRNLFEKGKLWYSCCSCPATEQTLEGISSHLCDKNGESSGTNFVVKCSICAKSFNDASGGHLHYHHKHCFLVKPSISSNPCTSKDEVFIFKGSDASGEKKPMTGKTNAKLHYEVTGRSPALSENVPRSSSVHENGKVPVGSRGTGTSPMMLEPVSALPNCKTESNEVELMDTGVGENELPDLEFLQTMTHIVFVDLDNWAQFFTHLPGQLNQGTFVWGFQGGKNNWKPPTTCQIYKYLSNTGCFFLHPCCTNRKDAADFAICMHAGRLDEKLPKQIPFTILSGDKGFLELENQLKRTQRPSHILNPHHLGGDMMCALLNSIAETSQDSDDERNTAALAEEANIEEAIRRSLVEM